The Rhododendron vialii isolate Sample 1 chromosome 5a, ASM3025357v1 genome contains a region encoding:
- the LOC131325540 gene encoding uncharacterized protein LOC131325540: protein MRAYEGECSDHSFSYYFEYFHSFEIELLQMVQQMTDSKFSGYGLPYCETRLANQDNQPTLPATAKKTPLRDLQNEVRITGPKSMEKSLFHTESGPIIEDSKACGTKRPAPEYLVSPLHLQSPTNAANGHLVYVRRRPDMELAKSSTSDNTSNITDVPQGDRKLGGHDVITEIINVPQGERKLGGHDEITETKSHRKEPEVCVPEVAPITRASLMSFSSGKPSVSPLPNSNHHPISPAIPPLEYPKKMHSRHWEERYCQLQDLLKVLDQSNQEDYMQMLRSLSSVELSRRAIELEKRSIQLSLEEAKEIQRVRLFDVLGKYPKISRSPFAQQGQLEY from the exons ATTGAGTTACTTCAGATGGTTCAACAGATGACTGATTCTAAGTTTAGCGGATATGGGCTGCCTTATTGTGAAACTCGCTTGGCCAATCAAGATAATCAACCCACATTGCCTGCGACTGCAAAGAAGACCCCTCTGAGAGATCTGCAGAATGAAGTTAGAATTACAGGACCCAAATCTATGGAAAAATCTTTATTTCATACGGAGAGTGGACCTATAATTGAGGATTCTAAGGCTTGTGGTACCAAAAGACCTGCGCCTGAGTATCTCGTGAGCCCACTGCACCTCCAGTCTCCAACTAATGCTGCGAATGGGCATCTTGTGTACGTTCGTAGAAGACCGGACATGGAACTAGCTAAAAGCAGCACTTCCGACAACACTAGCAATATTACCGACGTTCCACAAGGAGATAGAAAACTTGGTGGCCACGATGTGATAACAGAAATTATCAACGTTCCACAAGGAGAAAGAAAACTTGGTGGCCACGATGAGATAACGGAAACAAAATCCCATAGAAAGGAACCTGAGGTTTGTGTTCCAGAAGTTGCACCTATCACAAGAGCTTCTTTGATGAGCTTCTCATCTGGAAAGCCTTCAGTTTCTCCCTTACCAAATTCTAATCATCATCCCATTTCTCCTGCCATCCCTCCATTGGAATATCCAAAGAAAATGCATAGTCGGCACTGGGAAGAGCGATATTGCCAATTGCAGGACTTGTTAAAAGTGTTGGATCAGTCAAATCAAGAAGATTACATGCAGA TGCTTCGATCGCTCTCCTCAGTTGAACTTAGCAGACGTGCTATTGAACTAGAAAAGAGATCAATTCAACTTTCTTTGGAGGAAG CAAAAGAGATACAAAGGGTTCGGCTTTTTGATGTCCTGGGTAAATATCCAAAGATTTCTAGATCACCCTTTGCTCAACAAGGGCAGTTAGAGTACTGA